The Coprobacillus cateniformis DNA window AGAATTGGATGACAAAAGAAGAATTTCATAAGATAAAACCATGGTTAATACTTGCTATGCTTTCTATTACTTTTTATTTAGTAGCAAGTCATCTTATAATTATTGAAAAAGTTTTTCTTTTTCTATTGGATTTATTGCAACCGTTGATTATAGCAATTGTTTTTGCATATATTTTAAATATTCCGATGATGTTCATTGAACAAAAGATAAAAAAACATTCTCACGATAGAGGGATTATTAATCGGGGTGCAAGAGGTATTGCGATTACATTAACGATTATATTTGCACTGATTGTCTTAATACTGATTGTTAGTTTTATATTACCTAAAGTCATTGAAAGCCTTGCACAATTATTATCAAATATGGGGAATCTGTTAAAGGGTATTGTCACAAGTATTGATGAGGTTTTTATTTGGTTGAATATTGATTATCGTGTAGAAAATATTGTTCAAATTGATAATATTGTGAATATGCCTTGGAATGATATCTTTAAAAATGTAATTAATTTTCTAGCAAGCAGTGCAAACGGTTTATTAGACAATGCAGTCACTTTTACGGGAACTTTCTTTGTATGGTTTATGGCTTTTATGTTCTCATTATATATTTTAAGTGGGAAAGAAAGGTTACTTAGCCAATTGAGAAAAGTATTTATTGTTTTCTTAAGAGAAGAAAGAGCAATGGCATTATTTGATTATGGTCATCAAGCTAACGTTATTTTTAAAAATTTTATTACAGG harbors:
- a CDS encoding AI-2E family transporter; this translates as MKNWMTKEEFHKIKPWLILAMLSITFYLVASHLIIIEKVFLFLLDLLQPLIIAIVFAYILNIPMMFIEQKIKKHSHDRGIINRGARGIAITLTIIFALIVLILIVSFILPKVIESLAQLLSNMGNLLKGIVTSIDEVFIWLNIDYRVENIVQIDNIVNMPWNDIFKNVINFLASSANGLLDNAVTFTGTFFVWFMAFMFSLYILSGKERLLSQLRKVFIVFLREERAMALFDYGHQANVIFKNFITGQLTEACIIGIIYYIGMIFFGFPYPELIAMIIAVFSLVPVFGPISAMIIGAFLVMSQDFVTMIWFIVFFQVLSQIEDNLIYPRIVGKSVGLPGLWVMLSIFILGDLFGLVGMITAVPLTAFAYTLFGRWIHNVLKRRHIKTDKNGYVIHENDGINEHKNDAG